From the Agromyces laixinhei genome, the window TGGGACGGTGCGCAGTGGACCGAGCACCGGGCTGCCGCCCCGGTGACGGCATACCCCGCCGCCCCCGCCTACGTGCCGGCTGCGGAGGGCGGGCGCCCTGCGCCGTACGGCGGCGCCGAAGCCGCGCGCATGCCCGAGGGCACTCCGGTCGACACGCTCTGGATCTGGCTGATCGTGGCCCTGCCCGTGCTCGCCGCGCTGCCGATCTTCTTCTGGGACCTCGAGGCGTACGTGATGTCGTCGATGTCGGTGGATGCTTCGGCGAACCCGGTGCTCGCCGCGCTCGGCCCCTACACCGACCCGTGGTATCTCGCGCTGATGTTCGGCAGCTGGATCGCCTACGGGCTCGTCGTCTGGTTCGCCTACCTCGACTACGCGGCACTCAGGCGGCTCGGCTACGCGCGCCGCTTCCACTGGGCGTGGGCATTCCTCTCCTCGCTCGTCTACGTCATCGGCCGTTCGGTCGTGGTGCGGGGGCAGGCCGGTCGCGGGTTCCTGCCGATGGCGGCGGCGATCGCGTTGTCGGTCGTGCTCACGATCGGCGTGGTGACGTGGGTCGCGGTCATGATGGTGAACCTCTTCTCGAGCTCGATGGAGATGTACTCCTCGTACTGACCGCCGCGACCGAGCAGAATGGGGCGATGGACCCCGTCGCCGCGCTCGAGGAGATCGCCTTCCTGCTCGAACGCGATCGCGCCTCGGCGTACAAGTCGAAGGCGTTCCGGCGGGCGGCCGAGATCATCCGCCCGCTCGACGCCGAAGAGGTCGCGGCTCGCGTCGGCGACGGCCGGTTGAAGCGCACGGCCGGCATCGGCGACTCGACGCTCGCGGTCATCGCCCAAGCGGTCGAGGGCGGCGTGCCCGCGCGTCTCGCGGAGCTCCGGGCGAAGGCCGGCCTCTCGCCCGAGGGCGCGCGCACCGGTCTCCGCGCGCAGTTGCGCGGCGATCTGCACAGCCACACCGACTGGTCCGACGGCACGACGAGCCTCGAGACGATGGCCAGGGCGGCTGAGGCACTCGACCTCGAGTACCTCGCCGTCACCGACCATTCGCCGAGCCTGCGCGTCGCCAACGGGCTGAGCGCCGAGCGACTCACGGCACAGCGGCACGCGATCGCCGAGGCGGCGGCGGGGGCCGGCGGCATCCGTCTGCTTCGCGGCATCGAGGTCGACATCATGCTCGACGGCACCCTCGACCAGACTCCAGAGATGCTCGACGGGCTCGACGTCGTGGTCGCGAGCGTGCATTCCAAGCTCCGCACCGAGGCGCCCGAGATGACGAAGCGGATGCTGCGCGCCATCGCAGACCCGCACACGAACGTGCTCGGGCACTGCACCGGCCGGCTCGTCGAGGGCGCGCGCGGCACTCGCCCGCCGTCGACCTTCGACGCGCAGCCGGTCTTCGAGGCGTGCGCCGAGCACGGCGTCGCCGTCGAGATCAATTCGCGGCCCGAGCGGCAGGATCCGCCCGATGAGCTGATCGCGGTCGCGCTCGAGGCGGGGTGCCTGTTCTCGATCGACAGCGATGCGCACGCTCCGGGGCACCTGACGTTCCTCGAACTCGGGGCCGCCCGCGCGACGGCGAACGGCGTGCCCGCCGAACGCATCGTCACGACATGGCCGGTCGAGCGGCTGCTCGAGTGGAGTCGCGACCGCTCGGCGTGAGCTGCTCTCCTACGAACCCGGACGCTGCGATGTGCCCTGATGCGGCGGCAGGTGCGTGCCGCGGTGGATCTCGGTGAGGCTCGCGTGTCCGGGGGATGCGGGGTCGTCGACGATCGGTCTGTCGGCCATGAACAGTCGGATGAGATGGGCGAGCTCACCCGAGTGGCTGAAGTTGATCGCGTGCGCCGCGCCCTCGATCTTGACGAGCAGCACGTGGTTGTCGGTCGCTGCGGCGACCTCCTGCACCCGGGTCGCACCGGGCATGAGCGGATCGCGTTCGCCGATGACGACGAGCGTCGGAACGTGGAGCTCGAGCAGACGTTCGAGCGACGGGTACTGCGTGAGGGCCCGGAACATCTTGAAGGTGCTGGGCACGCCGAAGCGAAGGTAGTCGGGCACGGCGACCTTCATCATGCGCGGGGGCTCGCGGCCGCCGTCACGGGTGAGCTGGCCGACCGCGCGGCCGAGCGGCTGGTTGTAGACGCCGCCGGCCGGTGAGACGAGCACGGCCCGCTCGATGCGCTCGGGGTAATGGTGTGCGAATTCGAGGATGACCGGGCAGCCCATCGAGTTGCCGACGAGGGTGGCCTTCTCGATGCCGCGATCGTCGAGGAAGCGGGCAGCAGCGTGCGCGAGGTCGGGCACGTCGAGCGCATTCGCGGCCCTGCCGCTGCGGCCGAAGCCGGGCAGGTCGGGCACCAGGGTGTGGAACTGGTCGGCGAGGCGCTCTGCGGTCGGCAGCAGGTATCGCCCCGAGAGGCCGAAACCGTGCAGGTGCATCATCGCCGGGGCATCCGGTGGCTGCGGGGATTCGCGGTAGAACAGGGCGATGCCGTCGACCGTGGTCCACCGCTCGGCCAGACTCGACTCCGGCCGCCTGGGAGGCCGCCGGGGCGCCGCTTTCGTGCCCATAGCGTCGATCATCCTCGCCGCCGGAATCCCCGTCAACGGCGTGGTGCTGGCACACTCTCCTACTGATGCGTCTGGCGCATCAGTACGTGAGTCTGGCCGCACCTGATGCGCCTGGCCGCACCTTGACGAGCCGGGGTCTTCTACGCCGAGGCGCCGGGGCTCGATTCGCGCGTGCGCGCGCAGCCGTCCGGGATGTCGATCCGTTCACTGACCCAGACGGGTACGAGTGGACCGGTTCGTGACCGGTGGTTCGGGAGTCGCGCGTCGTCGGTGAGATGGTCAGCGTAGCGCGCTCAGATACCGGCGTCGGGCAATCTGCTGAGCGATGCGGAGTAGCGGATAGAGCGCCCGCCACGGTTGCTGGGGCGCCGGGCGCGTGAGCGATCGGATGGTGAGGAACACGTCCTCGACTTCGCGGTGGACGATGAATGCTTCCTCGCCGTCGACGGGGTGCCCTGGGAGGGTTCGGTAGGAGAACCCGACGCGTGATCCGGTGGCGATGACGGACACCACTCGGACGGGTTCGTGGACGGTGATGCCGGCCACCCGGGCGGTGATCGTGAGTTCCATGCCCGGCGAAACCGGTTGCGCGTCGGGTACGGTGAATCCGCTCCGGGTCTTCACCTTCCAACGGAGGACATCGTGTACGGCGCGCTCCCAGACCTCGTCGCCGTGTCCGATCCCGGTCGATGCTTCGGAGCGATGGAACGAGCTCGACTCGTCGACGGGCCATGCCTGCAGCTGAGGGTCGGTCATGTGGTGCCGGTCGCCTCCTCGAGCACCGCAACGAGGTGGCGGTTGCGGATGCGGATCAGCCGGCGCAGGTAGGGCACCAGCGCCGTGCGCTCGGCGAGCCGTCCGAAGATCGGCGACCCGATCGTCAACGTGTCGACCATGACGGTGATCTCGCCGTCCCGGCCGAACGAGTGCTCATGGCGAAAGGAGCGGAACGGTCCGCTGGTCTGCTCGTCGACGAACCGATCGGGTCGATCAAGACTGGTGATCTGCGCGGTCATCGTGAACCAGACCCCGAAGTGCCGCGCACGCCAGGTCACGGTCTCGCCGAGCCCGATCGATCCGCCGGTGACACCGCCGATCGCTCGCTCGCTCGACTGCCGCATCGACGCCACGTGCTCGTCGATGCTCAGGGAGGCATCGAACAGCTGCTCCACCGGCACTGTCGTTCGGGTGACGAGAGAAAAGGAACTGACCACGCATCGATCCTGTCAGGTGGGCCGCCTCCGACCTCGATTGAGGATGCTTCCGATCTTGCTGCAGAGATGTGCAGTGGGAGTCACGGAAGGGAGAACTCTCTGAGTTGACGGCGCGAGGTGAGGTCGAGCTTGCGGAAGATGTTCCGCAAGTGGGCTTCGATCGTGCGCGGACTCAGGAACAGTTGCGAGCCGACTTCTCTCGACGTCGCCCCGGTGGCCACGAGGCGCGCGATGTGAAGCTCCTGGGCGGTGAGTTCGTCGGTGGACCGGGCGGTTCGTTTGCGCGGATGCTCCCCGGTGGCGCGTAGCTCACGGGCGGCTCGTGAGGCGAACGCCTGCGCACCCATGTGCGACAGAAGCTCGTGGGCCTCCCGCAGCTGTTCGCGTGCATCCTGCCGACGACCCTCGCGGCGCAGCCACTCCCCGTAGACCAAGTGGGCGCGGGCGGTTTCGCCGGTCATCCTGGAGTCTCCGAGGAGTGCCAGCGCCTCACGGTAGTGGTCTTCGGCATCGGGGCCGGTGCTCGTCAGTGCCCGTGAACGTGCCTCGAGGCCGAGCGCCCACGGCGTGCCACAGGCACGGGCTCGCGAACTCAACCGCTCGAGCGCGAGTGCCGCGCGTTCCGGGTCGCCGGCACGAACGGATGCTTCGATCAGCTCGGGCAGGCTGACGCTGCTGATCGACAGCTCGTCGGTGCTGCACGCCCTCGCCGCAGCCTCCTGAGCGGCCGGATACTCGCCGAGCCCGTTGTGAAGCACTGCTGTCGCATACTGTGCCAAGGCAACCTCGGCACCGTCCTCGGGGTAGCTGGCATCGTGGAATGTGAGATCGCTCAGTTCGGTCGTCACAGCTCGGTCGCCACACCAGGCAGCCAGGATGGTGTGCGCGTGACGCAGCTGAACGCCGCCGGTCGAGTCGGTGATCGCCGACGCCTCGGCAGCCAACTCGCCGGCGCGGGCGAGCTGCCCGCTGATGACGAGAACGTTGGCCTGGAAGTTCAGGGCGGCGGGGAGCCCTGCCAGTGCGCCGGCGGCACGCGTCAGGCGAACGGTGCGGTCGGACAGCACGTGAGCCAGCTCGTCGTCGAGGATTCCGACGGCGATTCGGCCCGCCAGCCACAGCCACGGCTGATCCCGATCGTCGTGCACAACGTCCGCGCGGTCGGCGTCACGAAACGCCTCCAGCGCGAGCCGCAGTCGAGGAACCCCTGCCGAGTACCCCCGGGCCATGGTCGTCGCAAGTCCGTCCAGGAGCAGGTCGACCGGCCGCGCCGTCGGCCCCGGGTCGCAAGCGACAAGCGTCGCCTCGGCGATGCCCGCACCGGCGGAGCCGCCGTTGATGATCGCCGCATCGAGTGCGTAGAGGTACGTCTCGCGAGACAGCGCTGCGTCCAACGGGGCGAGCATCCTGGCGGCATCCAGCAGCATTCCCGGCGCCTCCGTGCCACGCGACACGTGGAACGCGATCTGAGCGCGCAGCAGATCGACTCGTGCGCGCTGCAGCGTGTCGAGCGGCCCGGCCTCCGCGACCGCGAGCAGTTCCAGGGCGGCATCCGATGCACCGGCCTCGTGCTTGGCATGCGCGGCGTCCAACGCGCGTCTCGTGCGGTCGGACGGCTCGGGCGTCAGCTCTGCGGATCGCTGCATGAACGCTCCCGCGGCTGCGAATCCGCCGCGGGCACGCGCTCGCCCTGCTGAACGCTCCAACTCTGCTGCGGCCTGCTCGTCGGCGCCCATGACCGCTTGCGCGCCGTGCCATGCGCGCCGGTCGGGGTCGAGCAGGGGGTCGGTTGCCGTGGCCAACGCGCTGTGCGCCCGGCGGCGGTCGGGCGGGGTTGCGGCCCGATACACCGCCGAGCGCACCAGCGGATGGCGAAACCGCACTCGGGAGTCGATCTCGAGCAACCCGGCGGATTCCGCCGGCGCGGCCGCCTCAGGGGAGATCTCGAGCTGAGCAGCCGCGCGCCACAGCAGAGCCGCGTCTCCCGTCGGTTCGGCCGCGGCCACCAGCAGCAGAGCCTGCGTGGTCTCTGGCAGGCTGCCCGAGCGGCGTCGGAAACTGTCTTCGACGCGGCCCGGGACATCCATGAGGTCTGGCAGTTGGAAGCCTCCCGCAAGCCGAGCAGGTTGCATGCTCCCGGGCAGCTCGAGCAGCGCGAGCGGGTTTCCCCGCGCCTCCGCGATGATCCGGTCGCGAACGCCGTCGTCGAACGCCGCCCGCACGGCTGTGCCCAGCAGCACCCGGGCATTCGTCTCGTCGAGCCCGTTCAGACGCAGATCGGGCAGGCCGGCGAACGTATGTGCAGTGCCCTCTGCGGGGTCGCGCACACCGAACACCAACACCAATTGCTCGGCCGACACCCGCCGGGCCACGAACGCCAGCACCTCGGCGGACGCGTGGTCGAGCCACTGCGCATCGTCGGCGAGACAGAGCAACGGGCCATGCTCGGCGACCTCGGCGAGAAGGTTGAGGGTCGCCAATCCGACGAGGAACCGGTCTGGAGCGGCACCGCCTTGCCTGCCCAACGCCACTCCGAGGGCGATCTGCTGCGGTTCCGGCAGCACCCCTATGCGGTCGAGCAGCGGTGCACACAACTGATGCAACCCGGCGAACGCGAACTGCGATTCGGCCTCGACTCCCGTCGATGACTCCACCCGGAACCCGGATGCTTCTGCCATGTCGCGCAGGTGATCGAGCAGGGCGGTCTTCCCGATTCCAGCCTCGCCGCGCACGACGAGCGCCCCGCTGCGCCCGGCTTGCGCCGCGGCCAGAAGTTGCTCGAGCTCGTGGCGCTCAGAGCGCCTGTCCAGAAGCTTCGGCACGTTTCGCTCCCATGCAGTGTCGGATGGCACCGCCTGCCCGAAACCATGTGGTTTCCACAGCAATTATCCCTGACGCGGGTGTCGACGGCCCGAACAGCCGTCGGTGACATCCGGAGATCAACTCGGTGGCTTCCACCGACGCGAAGCGGCCCGTGCCGGTGCGAGCCTGACAGCACGGTGGAGACCCGCGAGTCGGGGAACCAGCCGAACCGAATCTGCATGAAGGACTTTCGAGAGGGGAAACGACATGGGACACATCGCCGTCGGGGAGGAGAACAGCACGCCGATCGGGCTGTACTACGAGGATCATGGCGCAGGCCAGCCTGTGGTGCTCATCCACGGGTATCCGCTGAACGGCCAGAGCTGGGAGCGTCAGACCCGGGAGTTGCTCGCTGCCGGATACCGGGTCATCACCTATGACCGTCGGGGCTTCGGCCAGTCCTCGAAGGCCGGTTCGGGCTACGACTACGACACCTTCGCCGCCGATCTGAACACGGTGATGGAGACCCTCGACCTCCGAGACGTCATCCTCGTCGGGTTCTCGATGGGAACCGGCGAACTCGCCCGTTACGTGGCACGATACGGCCACGAACGGGTCGCGAAGCTCGCGTTCCTCGCCGCCCTGGAGCCGTACCTCGTCGCCCGGTCGGACAATCCCGAGGGCGTTCCCCAGATGGTCTTCGATGAGATCGAAGCACAGGCGAGGGATGATCGGTACGCCTGGTACACGCAGTTCTTCACCGACTTCTACAACCTCGACGAGACCCTCGGCAACCGAATCAGCCAGGAGGCCGTCACCGGCAGCTGGCAGGTCGCGATCTCGAGCGCACCCGTGGCGGCGTCTGCCGTGGTGTCGTCGTGGATCGAAGACTTCCGTGGGGATGTCGAGGCGGTTCGCGCCAGCGGCAAGCCCGCGCTCATCCTCCACGGCACGGCCGACAGGATCCTCCCGATCGACGCGACGGCCCGCCGGTTCCGGCAGGCGCTGCCCGACGCGCAGTACGTGGAGATCACCGGGGCTCCGCACGGGCTGCTGTGGACGCACGCCCCCGAGGTCAACGCCGTGCTGCTCGCCTTCATGGCACCGCACCTCGACTGACGGCGCCGCAGAGCCGCCGTCGACGACCCGTCTCAGAAGGAGCCGACGATGAATGAACCGAGCAGCTCGACCGGGGCGACCCGCGCTGCGAACCCGGCCACCGCTCGTGATCGTGCCACCCGCCCCAGCGGTTTCAGCGTCGCCGCGGTGCTCGGCGGCACCCTGTTGGGCCTGGCCGGCACGCAGCGCCCCCGCATCCCGCACCGACGACCGCCTCGGGCAGAGAAATGACACCCCGTTCAGCCGCGGTGACTGCCGGCGGCTTCACGCTGCCTCTCTGCACCGAGACGGTTCCGGTCACACGAGTCCGACCCGACGATCTGGGTCTCGCCACCGCATCGATAGTGGCCTATCACGCACGACGCGCAAGCGCGCACC encodes:
- a CDS encoding DUF2510 domain-containing protein, which encodes MSDGRAAPAGWYPDPNDAAAQRWWDGAQWTEHRAAAPVTAYPAAPAYVPAAEGGRPAPYGGAEAARMPEGTPVDTLWIWLIVALPVLAALPIFFWDLEAYVMSSMSVDASANPVLAALGPYTDPWYLALMFGSWIAYGLVVWFAYLDYAALRRLGYARRFHWAWAFLSSLVYVIGRSVVVRGQAGRGFLPMAAAIALSVVLTIGVVTWVAVMMVNLFSSSMEMYSSY
- a CDS encoding PHP domain-containing protein — its product is MDPVAALEEIAFLLERDRASAYKSKAFRRAAEIIRPLDAEEVAARVGDGRLKRTAGIGDSTLAVIAQAVEGGVPARLAELRAKAGLSPEGARTGLRAQLRGDLHSHTDWSDGTTSLETMARAAEALDLEYLAVTDHSPSLRVANGLSAERLTAQRHAIAEAAAGAGGIRLLRGIEVDIMLDGTLDQTPEMLDGLDVVVASVHSKLRTEAPEMTKRMLRAIADPHTNVLGHCTGRLVEGARGTRPPSTFDAQPVFEACAEHGVAVEINSRPERQDPPDELIAVALEAGCLFSIDSDAHAPGHLTFLELGAARATANGVPAERIVTTWPVERLLEWSRDRSA
- a CDS encoding alpha/beta fold hydrolase, encoding MGTKAAPRRPPRRPESSLAERWTTVDGIALFYRESPQPPDAPAMMHLHGFGLSGRYLLPTAERLADQFHTLVPDLPGFGRSGRAANALDVPDLAHAAARFLDDRGIEKATLVGNSMGCPVILEFAHHYPERIERAVLVSPAGGVYNQPLGRAVGQLTRDGGREPPRMMKVAVPDYLRFGVPSTFKMFRALTQYPSLERLLELHVPTLVVIGERDPLMPGATRVQEVAAATDNHVLLVKIEGAAHAINFSHSGELAHLIRLFMADRPIVDDPASPGHASLTEIHRGTHLPPHQGTSQRPGS
- a CDS encoding DUF1990 family protein, which translates into the protein MTDPQLQAWPVDESSSFHRSEASTGIGHGDEVWERAVHDVLRWKVKTRSGFTVPDAQPVSPGMELTITARVAGITVHEPVRVVSVIATGSRVGFSYRTLPGHPVDGEEAFIVHREVEDVFLTIRSLTRPAPQQPWRALYPLLRIAQQIARRRYLSALR
- a CDS encoding SRPBCC family protein, which produces MVSSFSLVTRTTVPVEQLFDASLSIDEHVASMRQSSERAIGGVTGGSIGLGETVTWRARHFGVWFTMTAQITSLDRPDRFVDEQTSGPFRSFRHEHSFGRDGEITVMVDTLTIGSPIFGRLAERTALVPYLRRLIRIRNRHLVAVLEEATGTT
- a CDS encoding ATP-binding protein, producing MPKLLDRRSERHELEQLLAAAQAGRSGALVVRGEAGIGKTALLDHLRDMAEASGFRVESSTGVEAESQFAFAGLHQLCAPLLDRIGVLPEPQQIALGVALGRQGGAAPDRFLVGLATLNLLAEVAEHGPLLCLADDAQWLDHASAEVLAFVARRVSAEQLVLVFGVRDPAEGTAHTFAGLPDLRLNGLDETNARVLLGTAVRAAFDDGVRDRIIAEARGNPLALLELPGSMQPARLAGGFQLPDLMDVPGRVEDSFRRRSGSLPETTQALLLVAAAEPTGDAALLWRAAAQLEISPEAAAPAESAGLLEIDSRVRFRHPLVRSAVYRAATPPDRRRAHSALATATDPLLDPDRRAWHGAQAVMGADEQAAAELERSAGRARARGGFAAAGAFMQRSAELTPEPSDRTRRALDAAHAKHEAGASDAALELLAVAEAGPLDTLQRARVDLLRAQIAFHVSRGTEAPGMLLDAARMLAPLDAALSRETYLYALDAAIINGGSAGAGIAEATLVACDPGPTARPVDLLLDGLATTMARGYSAGVPRLRLALEAFRDADRADVVHDDRDQPWLWLAGRIAVGILDDELAHVLSDRTVRLTRAAGALAGLPAALNFQANVLVISGQLARAGELAAEASAITDSTGGVQLRHAHTILAAWCGDRAVTTELSDLTFHDASYPEDGAEVALAQYATAVLHNGLGEYPAAQEAAARACSTDELSISSVSLPELIEASVRAGDPERAALALERLSSRARACGTPWALGLEARSRALTSTGPDAEDHYREALALLGDSRMTGETARAHLVYGEWLRREGRRQDAREQLREAHELLSHMGAQAFASRAARELRATGEHPRKRTARSTDELTAQELHIARLVATGATSREVGSQLFLSPRTIEAHLRNIFRKLDLTSRRQLREFSLP
- a CDS encoding alpha/beta fold hydrolase, which produces MGHIAVGEENSTPIGLYYEDHGAGQPVVLIHGYPLNGQSWERQTRELLAAGYRVITYDRRGFGQSSKAGSGYDYDTFAADLNTVMETLDLRDVILVGFSMGTGELARYVARYGHERVAKLAFLAALEPYLVARSDNPEGVPQMVFDEIEAQARDDRYAWYTQFFTDFYNLDETLGNRISQEAVTGSWQVAISSAPVAASAVVSSWIEDFRGDVEAVRASGKPALILHGTADRILPIDATARRFRQALPDAQYVEITGAPHGLLWTHAPEVNAVLLAFMAPHLD